A region of the Conger conger chromosome 6, fConCon1.1, whole genome shotgun sequence genome:
TCTCCATTCTCAAACTTGGAGAATTTAATTCGCTGTCAGATAGTAGTACTTAGATTGCGgccttagagagagagaaagtctgTAATTGGATGGGGCAGACTTGGTCAAGGCCCATACAGTATTACATTGTTCCTAATACCCCTTTCATCCTGTGTTTGCTGTTGGTGTGAAAGGGTCAACCCTCATTATccgaccctaaccctaaccctgttcACAAGCTGGGAATTACCTGGGATAGACACGGCTTGGCTTCAGTGGGAAAAGGGAATTCAATCAAGGAACCTCGTTGAAAATGTTATATTTCTGCCTATTATGCCTATTGTCTCTTCCTTTCACTATGTACGATAGCCtgactttcttttctttttttaaacccatACTTTTAAGACCCGCCTACAGTAATTTAATATTTACCATATGGCAATGTCGGGTCTCTTTAACTCAAAAAAGGAACACTCTTTCTGTGCTTCACAAACATGATGCAAAATGTAACAAGCAGCAACTAGATCAGACTTTTTAGTAAACAACACATAGAACAACAgaaagacaatgcaaatatttgactaacgttaggttcagtaaaattagagtgccttttaaggactattagaccATTTCTGGTCATATTATTTAGCGATCACGCTACCATAtgaaactagctagctagctagtttgctttgaTGAGGATGTTAtatttgtgcttttatcttaacttggctagcaaatattatcattggataagtcagcgttCTTACCTTATCTATtgatagttgatatactaagttagctagcttgtgagaattcagtctcccaagatgaacgtgtatcatggaggtagctatggtaacaaacaacgtGTGGAAAATGGGagcacggtctgtcaatcatagctaattgacagttctcattaccacacccagacagtttgggtgtacttttatagtgggaaatttagggctagaaaaataagttttaaagtacatttaaatgactgaataataagaAAATTATGCACATTCGTATTACGCACATACCAATTCTGCTACTTCTTTCCATTAGAAAAGATACACAGATCACAGCTGTTTTGTGATGGCAACAGACAAAAGAGCTCCTTGGCATCGCTGTGTTTCCAGTCATTTCTCTGACTCCTCACCTCTGTCATCTGTGCCGTTCCCTGAATCCCCAGCCGTGACTCGGGTGCTCAGGCccgtggtggtgggggtgggacTGGTGACTCTGGTGGAGGTGGGACTGGTGACTCTGGTGGTAGTGGCACCGGTgactgtggtggtggtggtggtggtggtggtggtggtgttggtggaggaggaggaattGGCTGGGGGCCGGTCTGGGTTCTGCTGGGCTGTGGAAGAGGCGTCATCGTGGCTCTCGGGTGCGGCTGCCCCGGTGGTGTTAGGTGCCGGCTCTGGGCGGCGGCTGGGCCAGCTCTGGGCGGTGGAGTTCAGGGGGCTGGAGATGTTGGTATTTGGCACTTCAGGCAGGCCAGTATTCTTTGGTGTGGTACTGAGGCTCCCCGGGGGGACAGATTGCGCAGACACGGTGGTTTTAGGCGGGGGGGTCGTGACAGGGCTTCCAGCTGTGCCATCGTGAGGTGATGGAGAGGCTGGCAGACCGGCGTTCTCATTTTCCTCCTCATCGGGAGAGTCGGGGTTCAGCGGTGAGGCAGCTTGGATAGCCATGTCCTCGTTTGTCATGTCCTCCTGCCTTGTGTCAGGACTGAGGCTTGGTGAACTGTCTGCTCTGTTAGTCCAGTTTGCGTGTACTGGCGGGATCGGTAAAGACTCTGACGGCTCCTGCAGTCGCACTCCATTCAGAGCCTGGAGCATCAGGATCAGCAGGGCGGTCAGGCTTAGGCACAGGTCCATGGCTTTTTatggtctgtgtgagagagacagacactgaCTGAATGAAATGAGATTATGGTTTGTGATAAAGTGCTTATTGAACTTAAGATGGATTGTGCATTTCAATCTTATGTGAGGCACTGCTTTGGCACTGATTTGTTACCCTTGTGTGAGGGctgttagtattattattattattattattattactactactattattattgtttcaaTTCCCAGCTTAAATGGATAATATGTACAGTGTACATTTGGTATTTGACCATGGTGCTGGCGGTTATGATTGtttatattaaatgtaatatatatttaagTTGGTTTGTGACTAACTCACTGTACTTTTTATTctagtgaaaaaacaaaacagctttTTCAGGTGAGCCCTTGAGAATGTTACATAAGCCTTAATTAAAATGTCAGTAACCTCACTAAAATCCAGTAAAACCATTTCCCAGTGAACATTCATGTGAAGTGAAGGTTTACTAGCCAACCAGGACACAGCCAGACTATATGTGGGTGAAAGATGAGCTATGTTGGGGTTCACTTTGCCTGTTTCTGTGAAAACATCTCTCCCTAGACACCCAGATACCAGTTTTTGCTCGCTGAGGTAGTTTGTAAAATTTTCTCTGGGGTAGCATTTATCATGAGCGAGTGAATATTTTCTTTACTCTTTTACACTTTTGTTCCTTAGCTAATGTGTAATTTGCTGAATTATTTTGACTTAAAATGCCATGCTGCGTCTGACAGGTTATTGAATTAAATAGCATATCAAGCTCTCGTGCTCTCACGCTACCCAAACACATCTCAAAATAACCCAAATAAAAACAccaaactaaaataaacaaattcaacAAATGATCTGATCTTAAACAGATCATGTATCTGCTTGCAGGAGCATGGTGAACTGAGTTTTAAGGCTACATTGTGCAGTATCATACGAGATGAACTGGTTTGTAAGGTTTGTCAAACAGAATAGGAGGGTTAAGGCCCTGGAATGGAGTAAATTATGTTTAAGGtggtgtgaaaatgtaaaatctcCACCAGCCCCTGGCCCCGAGCACCACTGTGTTAAAGAGCATTCTGGGAAGAGCCCTGAGATATGATGCTAATGTGGGGGAAGAGCTGCCACAAGTCAGCATTCAGGATAGGATAGGATTTCATTCTACAAGATCATTGCTGAGAACATTCTAGCCTCGCAAAAGCTAATGCAGTTCTCGAAAGAACGTCACGCAAAAGTGAGGTTTCGAGTGTGGAGTCTTCCCAACTTTACAGGGTGTGTTCCCCTTCAGCTGGCACCTGTCTTTGTAAGAAGCATGACACGTGTATCATGTAATGCTTATTAtaagacttttattttgaactgCAACACCTGCTTAACTTacaatcttcttctttttttaagcagttttttttatgttttaaatttCTATCGAACTACAGTATGTCTATCCACTTATTATTCGCATGACAGCATTTGTATGGCAATTGAGCCTCTGTACTTTTTTCGAGGTTAGGATCCAGGGCCTCTTTACTGAGAACAGAATTCTTCAATGTGTGCATTACATTAAACATGCATTCAGTCCAACAAAACAGAATCGGTTCACCTACAGGTGAAAGCGTGTTTCCTAAGATTCAAAAACCCTAGTTGCTTAAGTTTGTTTCTCAGATTATGTACAAAGTGCATTGCAGTTCGAAAGGCCCTAGGCACACTTTTTTGAGGAAAATACTCAATATGttacataaaataaacagtGAACCTTGTGGATTAATCTGGCGACAGCATTATATTTCAGTAGTAAATTCAGTGCCATTAGTTTCAGCTGGGTCCACCATTTTGGAGTGACCTCAGCGTTCTAGGATTTATGTTTCCTCTGAAACGGGACAAATAGGTCAGGTCATCAGGGAagctgctttgttttttattacaaatgtcTTATTAATGGGTGGAGATTGcgtttcctctctccctcaaaaACATATTCCCTGTATTCCTCTATTTACACAATCAAGGGCTTGTGTCATATAACTCACTATTACTcagtattattcattattaaaataCTGTGGCCTTAGAGCaaattttcttcatttgtttgttcagtCATATGAAATAGAAAGATCctcaaaaaaaaactgaaaaagaaaaacaacacatgctcgctctctttctctctttctttctctctctcacacacatccatattcacattctctctctcacacacacgtgcacatacacaatcaattgggtgtgtgtgggtgtgtacatacatacgtacTATTAATGTGCTGGGAACTTGttttgtagtgtagtgtatataaggtcccggCATTGTGTTTTGGATAATGACACTCGCCACCAGAAAGTTTCAGTTTCCCATGTGAGGAGTTATCACAGATTAGACTGTTTTGCTTCAACAtcagacacaatttgaggatcaAAAGTTCAGGCATGACATATCCTGTACATAACCGGCCATATttgcaagaacattttaataAGGAACGGTTTCTAGAACAAATTAATAGACTTTTCAAGACGAAATTGGCTCACTGCACAAAAAGCCCTGGTCATACAGTGGCGATCTGTAGTCATATTGTGACATTTGAACATTCTCGACTGCATACACTTGGTCTTGTTACAGCCAAACAGGGAAGGAGAAAACTTGATACATGAGCAATAATCCACTTTCATTCAGACAATTACCCCTCTGTCTGTTCTCACTTAAAATGGCTCCCAAATACAGATTCCTTCCCAAAAACCTCTCTATGCTACACCCAGTTGCTCAGACAATCATATATACTGAGTTTTTCCATAATTATAGACAATAAAAACTATGTTGTGATTTGACATGGCACCAGCATTCTCTGATCACTGAGGTGAGTTCGGCAGATTTATTTACAACAACCAGCAAGCATTTTTTTATATAGATACAGAGAATGGTTACTGAAATCATTCAGTTTCCGTGGTTTGAAATTTGAAGTGGTAACAAACAGAATGTTTTCACTACAGAATAGAGAAAATCCAAGCTTACATACCTGAAGGAGGAAACGGTGGGCTCTGTGTTGTCAGGCGAGAACAGGTGTGAAAGGGATGAGTGCTGTCGCCACAGAAACGTGGCCAGCCTATGAGAGAGCTGcgtgggaacaggaagtgggtggGGGAACACCTGAAGTCACCTGAAAACCTGCTCGACCAGATTTTTTAGCTATTCTGTGCAATCACGCCCTTGTATTCAGCCAGTCAATACAAAAGGATTATCACAATGTGGTTCTGTCGTGATCCCATGTTTTTGAACcgtgtttaaaaatatatttacgtCACAACATTCTTAAAGAGTGACTTGTTGTTTCTATTTTCCACCTCAACTGATAAAAGGGACGTTTTTCCCACAAAACTCAAACCAGTGTTTGTGTTATGAAAGTCTCTTTTTTATGGTTTGCATTCATTGAGGAGTGTAGGCTACTTATTTCCACCAGAAGAGATTGGGACAGCAGTGTGCTAGCCTCAAGGCTAAGAAAACATAATTCCCTTGAAGAAAAAGTGTACCTGGTATATTTACACCTGCGCAATGAGTCATTAGGAGCCTCTCCTGATTTCCACAGTTTGATTGATCTGAAAGTACATTTATGAACATAAAATCAAGCAAAACTCATTGGTTCATGGAGgcttaaaaacatgaaatactttatttcagtgtgttaagtAATTCAAATGTTCTGTGCGAACTCCACGGCTGTTTTCAGCCACCACTAATTTAACAGAAGTGAGAAGCCTGAAGttaatcacaaacacttgtgcTGCCTTCAACATCATTCAAATGAAGGCACTTGTTTCGCAAACTAATGGGACAAGCACTCGATGCCATCCTGTCTTAAAATACTGCCTAAGCGTTTTTTTGGTTTGAGCCGCAGCATTGCTGGGGAGTGGTCTAACAGGTGTCTGATCAACCAGAGGAAGCACTGTTACCTGAGGAGACAGGGACAGCCCTGCTAAAGCCTCTGGGCACGGGCAGGACTGTGGCCTAACCAGGAGGCACATTGCACTAAATTGAGTACCTTAGGATAgaatttctttacatttaatTAGCAATTTATTGAGTACAAATTTTGTTTTAACACGCCAATAGAAAAATAGGTTGAATTTGACAGTTACATATTCTCAAGGATTGCCTCCGAAGAGAAGAGCTTTAAATAAAAGGTTTTTCACTTCCTATTTCATTCTGCatcatttacagaaatgtataTTCTGTAGGCTTTAGCTTCAGCTGCAGTTCCAGAATTATTCGCACCCTCGATAAATATGCGCAGAAAAAAatgcagttattgacataagatttattttccaacGTGTGAAGCAGTTTTCTTTATTAACACCTTAAGTATCAGCCCTTTTCTTGTGACAAGCTTGAAAactacatacccaaaataaaaacgGTTACTATACTTCAACCCTTTTGACGACAGAAATCATCATGGTCTGTTCTGAAAcataaccctttggggtttgttttcaaaGTCAGAATTACtagggagggcaaaatggagctttagaatgtaggccactgtgtgtgcacgtgaactCCATGATgaatttctcacagaaaacatacTTTGTCCACTTCACAGCAGAGGTGGTAAACGTGCCAGTGAGTTGATGGCCTTTATTGATACCTGTATGAGGTTAGCATGCTGTAGCTCGAGCGAGTGAATAGCAATAATACATAAATTGTGTTGCTTACCAgtacttggtcattcgaacaaTACAAATGAAAGCATTCGTTTTCAGTCAACAGCACCAAACATGGCACTGTCAATAAATGGCATACGTCTCACCATAGGATCGATTtcaatctttaaaagttataacTTAGTTTCTGAATTGGCATTAATTTCTCTTGGCCTCTGTCGGTGCGTCCGTGTGAGTTCCGTTCCTATGTAAATTATGTCAGACGGATGCAGCAACCTTCACTTTCACGTACGCTCAAAAGCGTTAACGCGATTGGAGCCTGACATGTTCACTATCAAAATCCATTTAAACTATTCAAAAGTAACCaaggactttggacttataaggcggGACATACTGAGTGTGTATTAacctgccaccaactgccatatATGAGCGCGTAAACTCAACCAGTAAGAGCCATTGTTACGTCTCCGCTTTGAAACTCCATACATGTGAAGTATATTCTGTCAGTTTTTTGGTGCCTTCAGGGTCCTGCTCTTATCATTGATGGATATTGGCTGATATTTGACTGTCGTGTGAgttgcttctccttgtatgcattccattttgctgccaaacatgttgatggtgtgtgtggccaaaacgttcaatcttggtctcatctgatcaAAGCACTCTCATCCAGTAATTATTctaatgaggtttggcaaactcaagatggttttgtttattgtgctcagtaagggctatcttcatgccacccttccaaagagtttgtcggtatggaggtgccattttatgttagTTTTTTTGGACTGCAATCTCTGCGATTCTTAAACTGAGATCCTTGGGATACTTGCCCtgcctcaccatcttccttaccctctgtggggacaacatgcacttgcatcctcttcctggcaagtttgcaaccatgcCATATGTTTTtcgcctttttattattgcttttaCAGGCTACAAACAACACATTGTAACCTGatagaataaaataatagaGCAGGTAAAGACATACAAGTACTTAGGATTTAATTTGGACTGTCAACTTTCCTTCACaagttatgttgaaaaattggacTGTGTTTATCATGCTGCACTAAGGTTCATAACTCACTCCACTTATTGCACACATCATTTTGTACCCTCTATCAGAACTATCATTGGATGATTTTGATTCATAATGCTGTCCTAGGTCAGTTCCCGCTGTATTTAAGTTCTTTGCtagacaaacacaaattcatatGCATGTAGATCACATGATGtcattttgtttaatgttccAAAAGTGTGTACTGTTTTTGGTGAAAAAGCGTTCAGCTATGCTGCTCCCTCAACATGGAAGAAGCTACAAGAGAAAATCATGCTTAATACACTGATACCTTTAGAAAATGTTAAACTGCTTATCAGTGATGCAATGGACACTGTATGCACTTGTTTTACAGCCTAAATTGTTTTTATGGTGTCTATGTTCTTCTGTATCTTGCTGTGTCTAATGCACCATCAGTTTTATTTGTTCTATTTTAAGCCATTTTGCCCAggactcccttgtaaaagagatgtaAATCTTAATTTCCTGgtaaaaataaaggaacattttttaaaaataattatatatttccaaaattttgaatgaaaaatgCTAGGATCGCGGTTGCCGTGTGGCCCAATCAAGGAGCGCATGTAACAGGGGGAGCGAGGGTGGTCAGGTCCAGCCACATGCTTGCTGGTCACTGCCACGTAACGAGAAACTTGATTTGCTCACTCAGCTACAGACTAGGAAGGGCCACAGCAAACAGATCTCACAGCCTTCTGTAGCTGATTTTCTCACAATTACACAAATCTGATAGATGGATGTTATCATACTCTGGAAAATTACACGTTTTGTATTGACACCCCGTTTTCCTCTAATTCTCTGTTGGGGCATCAAGCCTTACCTCCTTTGACAGCTGAAAACATTAATATCTGTGGATGTGTGGGAGATGTGTCCTGATCTGCGGATGCTATCTTCTTCAGCGACCGTGTTCCTGGAGTTCTGGAAGAGGAGGCGGGCGGAGCTGAcgtatgactgggacctgatCGACTGGGAAGAGGAGGAAGTAAGGAGAAGCACTGGGATGGGAGGCTGTTGGGTTTCACATCACCGTGGTAACAGTGGAGCAATGATGCAGAGGATAACAGGCTATTCAGTTTGGTTACTTATTTGCCCGTATCATGATCAATGAATGGAATTTGAATGTGGTTTTGTGGTTAAGAACTCTGCAGTTTAGGATAATGTTGGCGACCTCTGGGGAGATGAGAGCGTATTGTCTCCTGCAAGTCTCCCTATAATTCTGCCCACACATTAACAGTCCTATTCTCGCATAATACTGGCATTGATCAAGCTATTGATTGACCTTCTAATGCCTTTTTGAAAAGACCGAATTGAAATATTTAGTAGTGAAGCTACTTATAGGTTCAGAGGTGGAGTGATGGGGGGTCACTTGAGTCATGGGCCCAAAACGAAATGTAGGGCAAGCATGAATGAGGCTGTCAATCTGAGAAAATAATGTCCAGATAACGGGCTTAGTTTGGTATTTAAATGAACTCTATTTTATTTCCACATATATGTTATGATGAGGATTGTTCTAGAAAGCTTGTGTTAGATAGTAcactgcattatattacatttggcaggcacttttatccaaagtgacatacaataAGTGCTTATCTAAGGTTGTTGGAACAActgcagaacacaggtcagataaagTACCAGTATTAGATGTCTACCtgttttggatttccttttgaaatgtctgtgtgtggggtggggggtgcttATGAATCTGCCTGTTTTGGATTTCTTTTTgagatgtttctgtgtgtggctCAGTGAGGCTGTGTGGAACGATGTGTAACACTGTGAAGCAATGTGTCTTTCAGGAGGAGCTACGGCCCCAATTCGAGGCAAAATATTCGAGAGTAGAAAGAGTCAACCCCATTTCCGGAAGACCAGAGCCTTTCCAGCCTTTCTCAGACAAACTCAGCCGCCTGATGGTCTCCGTATCCGGAATCTTCTTCATGGCATGTTCCTGTTCTTCTCATTGCTGTGCTCATGacaattttcacatttcttgttttgtttttgggatTGAGTAAGTAGGCCTACCGTTAAATCAAGATCAATCTCATAAATCAAGatcaatgcaaaataaaaaagcaataacAAAGTAATGCATGGgttgcagaaataaatactGTGAGAGCACAATTATTGAATTAACATAATTTTACAATACAGTGTCATCCAAAATAAGAAATACTTTAACATAGGAAGATGAATACCCTGGTTGCTGTTGCCATCTAGGCTATTGCATGCAATGGCAGAACTTAAAGGACCTTGAAACTGAAACCTGTGGATTCTTTACTAATGTGTTTTAGTACTTTAATACTTTTTCAGATTCATAAATCgcaaagaaaacagaaaggcCTGTACGTTTGGCTTTTTACCCTTGGCTAAATGCCAGGTGGAGGGTATTATCTGGGTATGCAAAGGGAAACACCTACGTCACCCACCTGGGCAACGTGACGTACCGAATGCTTTCTGCTTATAATGTGTAAATGATCCTCTTGCCACTTTGTGCAATTGGAAAATATATACACTGCTGTGAAATATAGCTAAGCTAGCTTGACCAGCCTGGAGCTGgtgaagctggtcataagctgaccaaaccatgtcaagctgggactggtctgaactggtcaaccagctaaaccatgtcaagctgggagcttgtctgaactggtcaaccagctaaaccatgtcaagctgggagctggtctgaactggtcaaccagctaaaccatgtcaagctgggagctggtctgaactggtcaaccagctaaaccatgtcaagctgggagctggtctgaactggtcaactagctaaaccatgtcaagctgggagctggtctgaactggtcaaccagccatcAGCTGTTTCATAAGCTTTTGTTTCAGCAGGGTGCAGGAACAGACGTGTGATGTATCGGCTTAAATAGCTTTCAGGCTTAGGCCTTTGTATGTGGAATGAAAGCCTTTGTTTATTCACTATAATGTGCAGAGTCCAGTGGAAGGGAGTGCCGTCATGTGTAATGTTAGTGTGCCGTGTCAGTGTTacgtaaaaacataaaacaacttCACGTGTTTGAAgtgctgctgtgctgtgctctctgtggaGAAGCCGGCAGCGCATAGTCGATGGTTGATTGACAGTGGTGATATTCCCAGCTTCAAAGAGATAAGCAACATCACCGTCTAGAATAAACCCAAAGTGGGTAGGGTTTTGTGATTGTGGACAGGGGCTGGGGGTTGAATAGCTAAACTTATAGTAAAATGAATACGCAAGCTTGAAACAACCATAAATGTGAAAAACTGGTTTGTGACCAGATGTCTAATGGACTAAAAAAACACAACCAGTGACTTCCccatttttttcaaacactATAGTAGACCCATTGTCTTTTTGACACGTCAGTTTCTGCCTTCCCCTGAATTGATGCCCCTGACCTGACCTGCCctcaggtttgttttttttccgttttttttttaaacataatttgGTGTATATCCAGTTACTACCCCTAATTTTGAATGGAGCAACCCTCACCAAGACATGTGAGTTTCAGAACTCAAATCCAATCCAATGCTGGTCACCCGCCCACCCTGTCTTGGTCTGCTGAACAggtcaaaataatttaattgtatgtattatttattgcttataataaaaaatgtttataattaATGGTTATAATTTGATTAAAATCTTGGGGAACATAACCAGAATTTAAATCCAGTTTGAGTAATATATGTTCAACAATTGATCTAGAATTGATAGATAAGCTAATGAGGTATAGTGAAgcataaaaaagattttaaaggtgaaataaaatatcaacaTGATGTCAATTTAGATCATAGTCTTTCGAAAGAGACTATTTctcaatttctcaagtgccaacATTTGCACTCAACatacacaacaataaaaaaacgtCTTCTGAATCAAATACAATTATTtctaatgcattttgaaatgcagTGTCATCTCATGAACTACAACTGCATAAATTGCATTTCTCCTTAGCCATGAACTGAATATTCTATTTCAATCTGTCGTGTTTGTATTCTCATTCTGTTCATCCATCAGCATTAGCTGGCGTTATAACCAAAAGCAGTCCTGTTGAAGCCTAACATCTCCCTCTACTGGATTCAGATGTAATATCGGCAAAAGGCAAACCAGTGTGTTTCTCACACAAATCATCTTAGCGTCAGTACATTGCTGACATGACTAGAGGGCATTCTGACTATAGCATCTGCCTGTCCATTAATGTCCAAAATAGCTCACAGAATGATGAGATTGCCTTGCTTTATAATTTGTGTGTAGCCATTAATAAACATTTAGATAAACTGCCTCCAGCaagaataatgaaataaaatactgaaaatgtgtaaataatgaGATATAATAGCATTCATCGTTTTCTCTTTTTATTCTCAGCTGTCCTTGGTCGTGACTGCTGTGTTTGCTGTGGTGGTTTTCCGCCTCATCGCCATGGAGAAGTTTGCGTCGTTCCAGTGGGAGTTTGTGAAAAAGAACTGGCAGTTTGCCACGTCTGGGACCGGAGTCTGCATCAACTTCATGATCATAATGTCCCTCAATGTGGTGGGTTTGCCATTTCTGTTATGCTGTTTGCACCTTGTTTCTGGAATTCAGTTCAGAGGTGCAGCTCGTCTGGCTCTTTTAAATAATCTGACCTTCTTGATTATTTCTCTTGATAGATTCAGCTGATTCTTATTTTTCTTGTAAGTCTAGGGTGTTTACTCACAAGTATTTTATTGTGTGCTGGATTCTATTT
Encoded here:
- the muc15 gene encoding mucin-15 is translated as MDLCLSLTALLILMLQALNGVRLQEPSESLPIPPVHANWTNRADSSPSLSPDTRQEDMTNEDMAIQAASPLNPDSPDEEENENAGLPASPSPHDGTAGSPVTTPPPKTTVSAQSVPPGSLSTTPKNTGLPEVPNTNISSPLNSTAQSWPSRRPEPAPNTTGAAAPESHDDASSTAQQNPDRPPANSSSSTNTTTTTTTTTTTVTGATTTRVTSPTSTRVTSPTPTTTGLSTRVTAGDSGNGTDDRGFAGSNTEESSARNTTSAWGAIIGTALAVGFVGFIIYMILKKRSGRQFIHRKLEDDLPADPVLRLDNSDVLDLKFDGLAYYNPGLQGDHIQMTNFPHGHIH